One Tomitella gaofuii DNA segment encodes these proteins:
- a CDS encoding TetR/AcrR family transcriptional regulator has translation MNDDTDRPSVTRRTHPHTGRPRSESSRKAILDSTLAMLAEHPPSGITIASIALEAGVGKSTIYRWWSSRTALILDAIEELPKLEDPDTGRFADDLHGLLVQLTEVLANSPLGKVLAHFAADSSARRDPVVRDYIGGRLEPVTAVIGRAVVRGELPASTDVEALVYLALGPVVNRAFFGPDVPTAQFIDCVVATVVRGYGSDGGRHGAG, from the coding sequence ATGAATGACGACACCGACCGGCCGAGTGTGACACGCCGGACGCATCCGCACACCGGCCGGCCGCGAAGTGAAAGCTCGCGCAAGGCCATCCTCGACTCGACGCTCGCCATGCTGGCCGAACATCCGCCCAGCGGCATCACGATCGCCTCGATCGCGTTGGAGGCGGGGGTCGGCAAGTCGACGATCTACCGGTGGTGGTCGTCACGGACGGCACTGATCCTGGACGCGATCGAGGAGCTGCCGAAGCTGGAAGACCCGGACACCGGGCGGTTCGCCGACGACTTGCACGGCCTGCTGGTGCAGCTGACGGAGGTGCTGGCGAACTCCCCACTGGGAAAGGTGCTCGCGCACTTCGCCGCCGATTCGTCCGCGCGACGCGACCCGGTGGTGCGCGACTACATCGGCGGCCGGCTGGAGCCGGTGACGGCGGTGATCGGACGCGCTGTCGTTCGCGGCGAGCTGCCCGCAAGCACCGACGTGGAGGCGCTGGTTTACCTGGCGTTGGGGCCGGTGGTGAACCGGGCGTTCTTCGGCCCCGACGTCCCCACTGCGCAGTTCATCGACTGCGTGGTGGCGACAGTCGTCCGCGGCTATGGTTCCGACGGAGGGCGGCACGGCGCGGGCTGA
- a CDS encoding LLM class flavin-dependent oxidoreductase, whose translation MPDYGHALEFGVFPTPDADRLDDVLALVALAEELGLDVVSFQDHPYQRRHLDTWTLLSVLGARTSSIKLATNVASLPLRPPVVLAKAAATLDRVTSGRVELGMGSGAFWDAIEAAGGQRRTPGQAVDALIEAIGVMRDFWAGGTVFRDGEYYPVRGLKAGPAPAHDIPIWVGAYGPRMLRVTGALADAWVPSMGYADPSRLGTLSAALDAAATDAGRRPGQVRRIYNIGGSFGDGGGLLQGRPAQWVEQLADLALQYGIGTFILAADTPDTVRAFANDVAPAVREAVAEERG comes from the coding sequence ATGCCGGATTACGGTCACGCGCTGGAGTTCGGAGTGTTTCCCACCCCGGACGCGGACAGGCTCGACGATGTCCTCGCGCTCGTCGCGCTGGCCGAGGAGCTGGGTCTGGACGTGGTGTCGTTCCAGGATCACCCGTATCAGCGGCGGCACCTGGACACGTGGACCCTCCTGTCGGTGCTCGGCGCCCGCACCAGCAGCATCAAGCTGGCGACGAACGTGGCGAGCCTGCCTCTGCGGCCGCCGGTGGTGCTGGCCAAGGCGGCCGCCACGTTGGACCGGGTCACGTCTGGCCGTGTCGAGCTGGGCATGGGGTCGGGCGCGTTCTGGGACGCGATCGAGGCGGCCGGCGGGCAGCGGCGCACGCCGGGCCAGGCCGTGGACGCGCTGATCGAGGCGATCGGCGTCATGCGGGACTTCTGGGCGGGCGGCACTGTCTTCCGTGACGGCGAGTACTACCCGGTGCGGGGCCTGAAGGCCGGGCCGGCACCCGCGCATGACATCCCCATCTGGGTCGGCGCCTACGGCCCGCGGATGCTGCGCGTGACCGGGGCGCTGGCCGACGCATGGGTGCCGAGCATGGGATACGCCGACCCGTCGCGGCTGGGGACCTTGTCCGCGGCGCTCGACGCGGCGGCGACCGACGCGGGCCGCCGGCCGGGGCAGGTGCGGCGGATCTACAACATCGGGGGAAGCTTCGGCGACGGCGGCGGGCTGCTGCAGGGGCGCCCGGCGCAGTGGGTCGAGCAGCTGGCGGATCTGGCGTTGCAGTACGGGATCGGCACGTTCATCCTGGCCGCCGACACCCCGGACACGGTGCGCGCCTTTGCAAACGATGTGGCGCCGGCGGTGCGGGAAGCGGTGGCGGAGGAGCGCGGATAG
- a CDS encoding TMEM175 family protein — protein sequence MDGRGAPRRTGGCAGAFGKGRVEAFSDGVMAVAITLLVLDLRVPEPGGTGGLGHRLAALWPNYLAYVISFVAIGILWINHHTMLRRLRDVDHSVLVLNLLLLLCIVVLPFTTALLSSYLVEEDGGRLAAVVYAGSFLVTSAVFLALQFHVLTHRRRLLREPLTGAERRTILRRAAAAPPAYLVAGGLGLVTPYLTLAVCVAMGLFYLAAPPR from the coding sequence ATGGACGGACGTGGTGCACCGCGTCGAACGGGCGGGTGTGCGGGAGCATTCGGCAAGGGCCGCGTCGAGGCGTTCTCCGACGGTGTCATGGCGGTCGCCATCACGCTGCTGGTGCTGGACCTGCGCGTGCCGGAACCCGGTGGCACGGGCGGATTGGGGCACCGGCTGGCCGCACTGTGGCCGAACTATCTGGCCTACGTGATCTCCTTCGTCGCGATCGGCATCCTGTGGATCAACCATCACACGATGCTGCGGCGGCTACGGGACGTGGATCATTCGGTGCTGGTGCTGAACCTGCTGCTCCTGCTGTGCATCGTGGTGTTGCCGTTCACGACCGCGCTGCTGTCGAGCTACCTCGTCGAGGAGGACGGCGGGCGCCTGGCGGCAGTCGTCTACGCCGGATCGTTCCTCGTGACGTCGGCGGTGTTCCTGGCGTTGCAGTTCCACGTTCTGACGCACCGCCGGCGCCTGTTGCGCGAGCCGCTGACGGGTGCGGAGCGGCGCACCATCCTGCGGCGTGCCGCGGCGGCGCCGCCCGCCTACCTGGTGGCAGGGGGCCTGGGCCTGGTGACGCCGTATCTGACGTTGGCGGTGTGCGTCGCGATGGGACTGTTCTACCTCGCCGCGCCGCCGCGGTGA
- a CDS encoding M23 family metallopeptidase, producing the protein MSWTPKPVTRWPATRWSASSLRPCRPRTVILAALALTLLVAAGCSSGGDAEGGAGRADSAGQSAGAASGGDVTAVSEESPATASAGYTALTVQNLGSPTFPFMGSDGKAHVAYALQLTNAGPASATLQSVDIVDAADTKRVLASFSGAALVDPSCGYGDCNRLRLLPSAPAKDTVIPSGESGSLLVDFATDDVADVPERVLHRITALASANPASATPAPVSYTVAPKEVSARTARVISPPVRGNNWVAQNGCCGVGFPHVDSLMPFDGGLWGSQRFAIDWMRTDDHGRFYVGDKTRNESYQDYGQEVHAVADGTVTSVLDDVQANAPGILPAAVPALAAKLTIENVDGNHVIQDLGGGTWAMYAHLQKRSLTVKPGDKVTKGQVIGLLGNTGNSNAPHLHFQLMDGPNLDGSDGVPYVLDSFDYAGYVAPAAILAADDYLTGEFFAQHNGSPQARTDQLPLNGAIVNFGG; encoded by the coding sequence ATGAGCTGGACCCCGAAGCCTGTGACGCGATGGCCTGCGACGCGATGGTCTGCGTCGAGCCTGCGACCGTGCCGTCCGCGGACCGTGATCCTGGCGGCCCTCGCCCTGACGCTGCTGGTCGCGGCGGGCTGTTCCAGCGGCGGGGACGCTGAGGGCGGTGCTGGAAGGGCGGACAGTGCCGGGCAGTCGGCCGGCGCCGCGTCAGGCGGTGATGTGACGGCGGTGTCGGAGGAGTCGCCGGCCACGGCGTCCGCCGGATACACCGCGCTGACAGTGCAGAACCTCGGTTCGCCCACGTTCCCGTTCATGGGCAGCGACGGGAAGGCGCACGTGGCGTACGCGCTGCAGCTCACCAACGCGGGGCCGGCGTCGGCCACCCTGCAGAGCGTCGACATCGTCGATGCGGCGGACACGAAGCGCGTGCTCGCGTCGTTCTCCGGCGCAGCACTCGTCGATCCGTCGTGCGGCTACGGCGACTGCAACCGGCTACGCTTGCTTCCCTCCGCCCCGGCGAAGGACACCGTCATCCCATCGGGCGAATCGGGGTCGCTGCTGGTCGACTTCGCTACGGACGACGTGGCGGACGTGCCTGAGCGGGTGCTGCACCGGATCACCGCGCTCGCCTCGGCGAACCCGGCCTCCGCGACACCGGCGCCGGTCAGCTACACGGTGGCCCCCAAAGAAGTGTCGGCACGCACGGCGCGCGTGATCTCCCCGCCGGTACGGGGGAACAACTGGGTCGCGCAGAACGGCTGCTGCGGGGTCGGATTCCCGCACGTGGATTCGCTGATGCCGTTCGACGGCGGACTGTGGGGAAGCCAGCGGTTCGCCATCGATTGGATGCGGACCGACGATCACGGCCGCTTCTACGTCGGCGACAAGACCAGGAACGAAAGCTACCAGGACTACGGTCAGGAGGTGCACGCCGTGGCCGACGGCACCGTCACCTCGGTGCTCGACGACGTGCAGGCCAACGCGCCCGGCATTCTGCCCGCGGCGGTACCGGCGCTGGCCGCGAAACTGACCATCGAGAACGTGGACGGCAACCACGTCATCCAGGACCTCGGCGGCGGCACGTGGGCGATGTATGCGCATCTGCAGAAAAGGTCGCTGACGGTGAAGCCGGGCGACAAGGTGACCAAGGGGCAGGTGATCGGCCTGCTCGGCAACACCGGCAACTCCAACGCCCCGCACCTGCACTTCCAGCTGATGGACGGGCCCAACCTCGACGGCAGCGACGGAGTGCCCTACGTGCTCGACTCGTTCGACTACGCCGGATACGTCGCGCCCGCGGCGATCCTCGCGGCCGATGACTACCTGACCGGGGAGTTCTTCGCGCAACACAACGGTTCCCCGCAGGCCAGGACGGATCAGTTGCCACTGAACGGGGCGATCGTGAACTTCGGCGGGTGA
- a CDS encoding sensor histidine kinase, which produces MSGPGRARLRSLDRALLLAAGSALALGCLQLALTLPGSEDLWWAHLVLVFTFWVYAAAGLLAWHRRPGNSMGMLVTFGGAAVLAGSLGNTSVPALVAVGSITATVVLAVTVHLLLAFPSGRVHGRTARTVAAAGYGVALILQAPLYLFNPDAASLLFVADRPGLLDAGAWVQRTAGGVVVVAAALILARRIVHARPGRRRVLLPLFAYGMLALLSVPLRPTVLDPALGGVTAAVVQFLIIAGVPVAFVLAMLCGGFAREGELEELAVRLGDAGGAPGRIPRLLGRVLGDASIDVLFWMPEQSAWVDSAGVPAVLPLPQDRAGVEVTIGGERIGAILYDDDLIADPETVQAAGRVMALAIERERLRARLLAQRGALIASRARIVTAADRERRLIARDLHDGLQVGLVLLALEAQRVASAAPDGTVRCRVLELRRGIDETAAELRTFVHRLMPPALIERGLCAAAEDLVDRMPLPTVLHAELQGGPLPSGVESTAYFLIAEGLANALKHARAARMSVRIGRDGDLLTVEVHDDGIGGASVHSGHGLRGLADRVHALGGELRVDSASACGTHLRAELPCAS; this is translated from the coding sequence ATGAGCGGACCGGGACGGGCCCGACTGCGCTCGCTGGACCGGGCCCTCCTGCTGGCCGCCGGCAGCGCGCTCGCCCTGGGCTGCCTGCAGCTGGCCCTCACACTGCCCGGATCGGAAGACCTGTGGTGGGCGCACCTGGTGCTCGTGTTCACCTTCTGGGTCTACGCCGCCGCCGGACTGCTGGCCTGGCATCGCCGCCCCGGCAACAGCATGGGCATGCTCGTCACGTTCGGAGGTGCCGCAGTACTGGCGGGCAGCCTCGGCAACACGTCGGTGCCGGCCCTTGTCGCCGTCGGCTCCATCACCGCCACGGTGGTGCTGGCCGTGACCGTGCACCTGCTGCTCGCCTTCCCGTCCGGCCGGGTGCACGGCCGCACGGCGCGCACCGTGGCCGCCGCGGGCTACGGGGTGGCCCTGATACTGCAGGCGCCGCTGTACCTGTTCAACCCCGACGCCGCCTCCCTGCTGTTCGTCGCCGACCGGCCGGGACTGCTCGACGCGGGGGCGTGGGTGCAGCGGACGGCGGGCGGCGTGGTCGTCGTGGCGGCCGCGCTCATCCTCGCGCGCCGCATCGTGCACGCCCGCCCCGGGCGCCGACGCGTCCTGCTCCCGCTGTTCGCGTACGGGATGCTCGCGCTGCTGTCCGTCCCGTTGCGGCCGACCGTGCTCGACCCCGCGCTCGGCGGCGTCACCGCCGCCGTCGTCCAGTTCCTGATCATCGCGGGTGTGCCGGTGGCGTTCGTGCTCGCCATGCTGTGCGGCGGGTTCGCACGCGAGGGCGAATTGGAGGAGCTGGCCGTGCGGCTCGGCGACGCCGGGGGCGCGCCCGGCCGGATCCCCCGACTCCTCGGCCGGGTGCTCGGCGACGCGTCGATAGACGTCCTGTTCTGGATGCCCGAGCAATCGGCCTGGGTCGACTCCGCGGGCGTCCCGGCCGTCCTGCCGCTGCCGCAGGACAGGGCCGGCGTCGAGGTGACCATCGGCGGAGAACGGATCGGGGCGATCCTGTACGACGACGACCTGATCGCCGACCCGGAAACGGTGCAGGCCGCCGGCCGGGTGATGGCGCTGGCCATCGAGCGCGAACGACTCCGGGCCCGTCTTCTGGCACAACGCGGCGCGCTGATCGCCTCGCGTGCGCGCATCGTCACGGCCGCGGACCGCGAGCGCCGCCTCATCGCCCGCGACCTGCACGATGGCTTGCAGGTCGGCCTGGTGCTCCTCGCGCTCGAGGCCCAGCGTGTCGCGTCCGCGGCCCCCGACGGGACCGTGCGATGCCGAGTGCTGGAGCTGCGCCGCGGCATCGACGAGACGGCGGCCGAGCTGCGCACGTTCGTACACCGGCTGATGCCGCCCGCACTGATCGAACGCGGGCTGTGCGCGGCGGCCGAAGACCTGGTGGACCGGATGCCGCTGCCGACGGTGCTGCACGCCGAGCTGCAAGGAGGACCGCTGCCGTCCGGCGTCGAAAGCACCGCGTATTTCCTCATCGCGGAGGGGCTGGCGAACGCCCTCAAGCATGCCCGGGCCGCACGGATGTCGGTGCGGATCGGCCGCGACGGCGATCTGCTCACCGTCGAGGTGCACGACGACGGCATCGGCGGCGCCTCGGTGCACAGCGGCCACGGGCTGCGTGGCCTTGCCGACAGGGTCCACGCGCTCGGCGGAGAACTCCGCGTGGACAGCGCCTCGGCGTGCGGCACGCACCTGCGGGCGGAGCTGCCATGCGCGTCGTGA
- a CDS encoding response regulator, which yields MRVVIGEDDLLLRQGMTAVLADDGFDVTAAVGDADALLTAVELHRPELVVTDIRMPPGDADDGLVAALRIRTLHPGTAVVVLSQYVQRRYATELLSGTPARVGYLLKQRISDLDSFLSALHAVVDGGTAIDPEVIEVMVHRARMVDGRVAHLTPRQREVLALIAEGRSNSWIAQHLVISEKAVVQHTSHIYDALGIPVDANDHRRVLAVVRYLSG from the coding sequence ATGCGCGTCGTGATCGGCGAGGACGACCTGCTGCTGCGCCAGGGCATGACGGCGGTGCTCGCGGACGACGGCTTCGACGTGACCGCGGCGGTGGGCGACGCCGACGCGCTGCTCACCGCGGTGGAACTGCATCGCCCCGAGCTGGTGGTGACGGACATCCGCATGCCGCCCGGCGACGCCGACGACGGTCTTGTCGCGGCGCTGCGCATCCGCACGCTCCACCCGGGCACCGCGGTCGTGGTCCTGTCCCAGTACGTGCAGCGCCGCTACGCCACCGAGTTGCTCTCCGGCACTCCTGCCCGGGTGGGCTATCTGCTCAAGCAGCGCATCTCCGATCTGGACTCGTTCCTGAGCGCCCTGCACGCAGTCGTCGACGGGGGCACGGCGATCGACCCGGAGGTGATCGAGGTGATGGTCCACCGCGCCCGCATGGTGGACGGCCGGGTGGCGCACCTGACGCCCCGGCAGCGGGAGGTCCTCGCCCTGATTGCGGAGGGACGCAGCAACTCCTGGATCGCGCAGCACTTGGTGATCTCGGAGAAGGCCGTGGTGCAGCACACCTCGCACATCTACGACGCGCTCGGCATCCCCGTGGACGCGAACGACCACCGGCGGGTGCTGGCCGTGGTCCGGTACCTCTCCGGGTAG
- a CDS encoding alpha/beta hydrolase family protein has translation MSPHTARRRNQLFDSAFHDRFGQWPVGCIPAGGADMGDVVAVANAVGDGDDSAFYDAFVASGDAHAADAQSLLTAGRRRSARARFLRASCMYAAAYHPIYGTPVDPRLPAAFDKQMDAFRAAMELSDPPVRPVGIPFEDGALPGYLVPATGRADEVRPLLILTNGFDATITDMYFASGVAALERGYHVLLFDGPGQGAMLYHRGVPLRPDWETVIAAVVDHATTVPIVDRSRIALSGWSLGGYLAPRAASGEPRLAACIADPGQWDIADAIRRFLAALEVPDADTVAFDSLDDATLTRLATAIESDREMRWQIVQRGYWTTGAADLRGFLRTLAGFTLKGRVGGIRCPTLLTAAENDPLAADTPTFFDALTCPKTLLRFTAAEGAGEHTEVINRSLYNQRALDWLDETLRAG, from the coding sequence ATGAGCCCCCACACCGCTCGCCGCCGCAACCAGTTGTTCGACAGCGCATTCCACGACAGGTTCGGGCAGTGGCCGGTGGGGTGCATCCCCGCCGGCGGAGCCGACATGGGGGACGTCGTCGCCGTCGCGAACGCGGTGGGTGACGGCGACGACTCCGCCTTCTACGACGCGTTCGTCGCGTCCGGCGATGCGCATGCCGCCGACGCGCAGAGCCTGCTGACCGCAGGCCGGCGTCGCAGTGCGCGCGCCCGCTTCCTGCGGGCGAGCTGCATGTACGCCGCCGCCTACCACCCGATCTACGGCACCCCCGTCGACCCGCGTCTACCCGCGGCATTCGACAAGCAGATGGACGCGTTCCGCGCGGCGATGGAACTGTCGGACCCGCCCGTGCGTCCCGTGGGCATTCCGTTCGAGGACGGCGCACTGCCCGGCTATCTGGTTCCCGCGACAGGCCGTGCCGACGAGGTGCGTCCGCTGCTGATTCTGACCAACGGGTTCGACGCGACGATCACCGACATGTACTTCGCATCGGGCGTGGCGGCCCTCGAACGCGGCTACCACGTGCTCCTGTTCGACGGACCCGGCCAGGGCGCCATGCTGTACCACCGCGGGGTGCCGTTGCGCCCCGACTGGGAAACCGTCATCGCCGCCGTGGTCGACCATGCGACGACGGTTCCGATCGTCGACCGTTCCCGCATCGCGCTGAGCGGGTGGAGCCTGGGCGGATACCTCGCGCCCCGGGCCGCCTCCGGCGAGCCGCGACTGGCCGCGTGCATCGCGGACCCCGGCCAGTGGGACATCGCCGATGCGATCCGCCGCTTCCTCGCCGCCCTGGAGGTACCCGACGCCGACACCGTCGCCTTCGACAGCCTCGACGACGCGACGCTCACCCGGCTCGCCACCGCGATCGAGTCGGACAGAGAGATGCGCTGGCAGATCGTCCAGCGCGGATACTGGACGACCGGGGCGGCAGACCTGCGCGGGTTCCTCCGCACGCTGGCCGGATTCACGCTCAAAGGCAGAGTGGGAGGCATCCGCTGCCCCACCCTGCTCACCGCCGCGGAGAACGATCCGCTCGCCGCGGACACGCCCACCTTCTTCGACGCGCTGACCTGCCCGAAGACCCTGCTGCGGTTCACCGCCGCCGAGGGTGCCGGCGAACACACCGAGGTGATCAACCGGTCGCTGTACAACCAACGGGCGCTCGACTGGCTCGACGAGACACTGCGGGCCGGGTGA
- a CDS encoding alpha/beta fold hydrolase: MPVVHHRTIRIEGLDVFYREAGPANAPVIVLLHGYPTSSHMFRHLMPALADRYRVIAPDHIGFGRSSAPSVGEFHYTFDELARITRAFLDAVDVKRFTVYTHDYGAPIAWRLALGEPSSVDGVISQNGNAYEEGFVADFWAPIWAYGRNPSPENEAALRPAMERQAVEWQYLHGVPDPTLVDPDAWEHDLALLGRPGNDLAQLALFGDYHTNRALYPEFQEWLRTSGVPVLAIWGANDEIFGPAGAEAFRNDAPHARIELFDGGHFLLESHLDDAVGVIREWRGSFSA; the protein is encoded by the coding sequence ATGCCTGTGGTGCATCACCGTACGATCCGGATCGAAGGGCTCGATGTCTTCTACCGCGAAGCAGGGCCGGCGAATGCGCCGGTCATCGTGCTGCTGCACGGGTACCCCACCAGTTCGCACATGTTCCGCCACCTCATGCCCGCGCTCGCCGACCGCTACCGTGTGATCGCCCCCGACCACATCGGATTCGGACGCTCGAGCGCCCCGTCCGTGGGGGAGTTCCACTACACCTTCGATGAACTCGCCCGGATCACGCGCGCATTCCTCGACGCGGTCGACGTGAAGCGGTTCACGGTCTACACCCATGACTACGGGGCCCCCATCGCCTGGCGCCTCGCCCTCGGAGAACCGAGCTCCGTGGACGGCGTCATCTCGCAGAACGGGAACGCCTACGAGGAGGGTTTCGTCGCCGACTTCTGGGCGCCGATCTGGGCCTACGGACGGAATCCCTCACCGGAGAACGAGGCCGCACTCCGTCCGGCGATGGAAAGGCAGGCGGTCGAGTGGCAGTACCTCCACGGGGTGCCCGACCCGACGCTCGTCGATCCCGACGCTTGGGAACACGACCTCGCACTCCTCGGCCGCCCGGGCAACGACCTGGCCCAGCTGGCGCTGTTCGGCGACTACCACACCAACCGCGCGCTCTACCCGGAGTTTCAGGAATGGCTCCGCACCTCCGGCGTTCCCGTCCTGGCGATCTGGGGTGCGAACGACGAGATCTTCGGCCCGGCCGGGGCGGAGGCATTCCGCAACGACGCGCCGCACGCACGCATCGAGCTCTTCGACGGCGGCCACTTCCTCCTCGAATCGCACCTCGACGACGCCGTCGGTGTCATCCGCGAATGGCGGGGATCCTTCTCGGCGTGA
- a CDS encoding CGNR zinc finger domain-containing protein, with protein MIADEALLLEVLNSAPRHGEAIAEKLTGVEGATIARRLGGTGTEQEVRLLRRTRDAIQALVRGHDEATAALQELMDSTILTPDVTPAGIRWGLDAPADMVPAARIAQAWSTVSEARPGRLKACANEECNLFLIDRTRPGTAKWCSMAVCGNRMKARAHASRARAAAPQRAGDSPDRSGDAGDGGRRGIPRASP; from the coding sequence ATGATTGCGGACGAGGCGCTGTTGCTCGAGGTGCTCAACAGCGCGCCCCGGCACGGCGAGGCCATCGCGGAAAAGCTCACCGGCGTAGAAGGCGCGACGATCGCCCGCCGGCTCGGCGGCACGGGCACCGAGCAGGAGGTGCGGCTGCTTCGCCGGACGCGGGATGCGATTCAGGCTCTCGTGCGCGGGCACGACGAAGCCACGGCGGCGCTGCAAGAGCTCATGGACAGCACGATCCTCACGCCCGACGTGACACCCGCGGGCATCCGATGGGGCCTCGACGCTCCCGCCGACATGGTGCCCGCGGCGCGCATCGCGCAGGCATGGTCGACGGTGTCGGAGGCGCGCCCGGGCCGGCTCAAGGCGTGCGCGAACGAGGAGTGCAACCTGTTCCTCATCGACCGTACGCGGCCCGGCACGGCGAAATGGTGCTCGATGGCGGTGTGCGGCAACCGGATGAAGGCACGTGCCCACGCCTCCCGTGCGCGAGCCGCCGCCCCGCAAAGAGCCGGGGACTCCCCGGATCGCTCCGGCGATGCCGGCGATGGAGGCCGACGGGGTATCCCCCGGGCGTCGCCATGA
- a CDS encoding diacylglycerol kinase — translation MALRVVEWSTGTVGRHAIAGIDARPELELVGVWVSNPDKAGRDAGELAGLGRELGVRATSDGDALVALRPDCIVHTAMTDDRIFEAVQDLVFFLESGINVVSSGPVLLQYPWGVLPDEEAERIHAAGVRGGASLHVNGIDPGFANDVLPLVMTSLSQRIDRVRCTEIADYSTYDQAMTMTGLFGFGRRLEETPFLLQPGVLALGWGSVVRQIAAGLGLTLDEPLVERYERLPAEQGFDTVCCRIAEGTAAALRFEVVGTVGGEEKVVLEHITRTAPGQAPDWPRPAHGDGCYRVELTGQPSMTVDLHHHGEHGDHNDSGMIMTAMRLVNAVEAVVNAKPGIVTALDLPLVTGRGLTG, via the coding sequence ATGGCATTGCGGGTGGTGGAGTGGTCCACGGGAACGGTGGGGCGGCATGCGATAGCGGGCATCGACGCGCGACCGGAACTGGAACTCGTCGGCGTGTGGGTCTCGAACCCGGACAAGGCGGGCAGGGACGCGGGCGAGCTTGCCGGGTTGGGCCGAGAGCTCGGCGTGCGGGCGACCTCCGACGGGGACGCGCTGGTGGCCCTGCGGCCGGATTGCATCGTGCACACCGCGATGACCGACGACCGGATTTTCGAGGCCGTGCAGGATCTGGTGTTCTTTCTGGAGAGCGGCATCAACGTCGTGTCCTCGGGCCCGGTGTTGCTGCAGTACCCGTGGGGCGTGCTGCCGGATGAGGAGGCGGAGCGCATCCACGCGGCCGGCGTACGGGGCGGGGCGAGCCTGCACGTCAACGGCATCGACCCGGGTTTCGCCAATGATGTGCTGCCGCTCGTGATGACGAGCCTGTCGCAGCGGATCGACCGGGTCCGGTGCACGGAGATCGCCGACTACAGCACCTATGACCAGGCGATGACGATGACCGGGCTGTTCGGATTCGGCCGCCGGTTGGAGGAGACTCCGTTCCTGCTGCAGCCGGGCGTGCTGGCGCTGGGGTGGGGATCAGTGGTCCGCCAGATCGCGGCGGGCCTGGGGCTCACGCTGGACGAGCCGCTGGTGGAACGCTACGAGCGGCTGCCCGCCGAGCAGGGGTTCGACACCGTGTGCTGCCGGATCGCCGAGGGCACGGCGGCCGCCCTGCGTTTCGAGGTGGTCGGCACCGTGGGCGGCGAGGAAAAGGTGGTTCTCGAGCACATCACCCGCACGGCGCCCGGACAGGCGCCGGACTGGCCGCGGCCCGCGCACGGAGACGGGTGCTACCGGGTCGAGCTGACGGGACAGCCGTCGATGACCGTCGACCTCCACCACCACGGGGAACACGGCGACCACAACGACTCCGGCATGATCATGACCGCGATGCGCCTGGTCAACGCGGTGGAAGCGGTCGTGAACGCGAAGCCCGGCATCGTCACAGCGCTCGATCTGCCCCTTGTGACCGGGCGCGGGCTGACGGGCTGA